In one window of Stigmatopora argus isolate UIUO_Sarg chromosome 19, RoL_Sarg_1.0, whole genome shotgun sequence DNA:
- the agbl5 gene encoding cytosolic carboxypeptidase-like protein 5 isoform X3 has product MEARFGNIVFSSKFDSGNLARVEKVKLTHSLHSDLTPTGGTASNIPDYEFNVWTQPDCGGSEYENGNRSWFHFSVQGIAPGKLLKINVMNMNNQRKLYAQGMAPLVRTSPGKNKWERIRERPAIDILHNQFFLSFTHHLPDVRGATTFFAFCFPFSYVQCQEMLQCLDESHIEAAMNGPASAPSAIYYRRELLCRSLDGNRVDLLTVTNCSGMREDREPRLPHLFPDVETARPHRFDNKKVFFLSSRVHPGETPSSFVFNGFLDFILREDDPRAHMLRNMFVFKLIPMLNPDGVVRGHYRTDSRGVNLNRQYLDPCPELHPSIYAAKALLQYHHLHNRATQKKEQSSGPHAPAPSLDVHVPLTHPEAAVTHENPTLTPLEVSLNQRNMAKGVIATEENGWTAKDGISGSTKIAVATVPPPDGPPQALQDPKLTLPQAKEEDLESIPAKEGGVAYYVDLHGHASKRGCFMYGNNLPNESQHVENILYPRLIAINSPHFDFMGCNFSEKNMYARDKRDGQSKEGSGRVAIHKAIGILHSYTLECNYNTGKALNAIPAACHDNGRATPPVIPTFPLKYTPEIFEQVGRAVAISALDMAECNPWPRLVLSEHTCLGNLRAWVLKHVRSTKALSAHVNNQPPSRAHNGKASPPKTFFTGLSGAQAEGAFSRARCNSQSSSSLTPSPKMANSPSFTFGASRAHSQNHSNGGGRGGGNKSAGPLRDSKPAERKHPPPHHRAVLRSPGNSHAPIRNFPPTSPPPSPSSSSSSSACGAAAAGTISSGMAGLDCADLKASSSAARSKSALPVRGGRSGRGNRNFGHRATTMTTKDNGPEHILASIKFSKCELQPVSLRNKKAGASDGPTARLIRNRPIIKIQGPLTEKSHPRLEILESQ; this is encoded by the exons ATGGAGGCTCGCTTTGGCAACATTGTGTTCAGCTCTAAGTTTGACTCGGGCAACCTGGCTCGTGTGGAGAAGGTGAAGCTCACACATAGCCTCCATAGTGATCTCACTCCTACCGGGGGGACTGCATCCAACATCCCTGACTACGAGTTCAACGTGTGGACACAGCCCGACTGTGGCGGCTCGGAATACGAAAACGGAAACAG GTCATGGTTCCACTTCAGCGTGCAGGGAATTGCACCCGGGAAACTGTTGAAGATCAACGTGATGAACATGAACAACCAGAGGAAGCTCTACGCTCAAGGCATGGCGCCTCTCGTGAGGACTTCTCCTGGAAAGAACAAGTGGGAGCGGATCCGAGAAAGACCCGCCATCGAT ATCCTGCACAACCAGTTCTTCCTGTCCTTCACTCATCATCTGCCGGACGTCCGAGGAGCCACCACCTTCTTCGCCTTTTGTTTCCCTTTCTCGTACGTCCAATGCCAGGAGATGCTGCAATGCTTGGATGAGAGTCACATCGAAGCAGCGATGAACGGACCGGCCAG CGCCCCAAGCGCGATATACTACCGGCGTGAGCTGCTGTGCCGCTCTCTGGATGGCAACCGTGTGGACCTCCTCACTGTGACTAACTGCAGCGGCATGCGGGAAGATCGCGAGCCTCGTCTGCCGCACCTCTTTCCCGATGTGGAAACGGCTCGACCTCATCGCTTTGACAATAAAAAG GTGTTTTTCCTGAGCAGTCGGGTTCACCCTGGAGAGACGCCGTCCTCCTTTGTTTTTAATGGTTTCCTGGACTTCATCCTGCGGGAAGATGACCCACGAGCCCACATGCTGAGAAACATGTTTGTCTTCAAGCTTATACCCATGCTCAACCCGGATGGTGTCGTACGAGGCCACTACAG GACTGACTCGCGAGGTGTGAACCTGAATAGGCAATATTTGGATCCCTGCCCCGAGTTGCACCCGTCAATCTACGCTGCCAAAGCACTGCTTCAATATCACCACTTGCACAACCGTGCAACGCAAAAAAAGGAGCAAAGCAGTGGGCCTCACGCTCCAGCACCATCCCTGGACGTCCACGTCCCTCTCACCCACCCCGAGGCTGCCGTTACGCATGAAAATCCCACTCTGACACCCCTCGAAGTCAGCCTAAACCAGCGCAACATGGCAAAGGGCGTCATAGCGACGGAGGAAAATGGCTGGACGGCCAAGGACGGTATCAGCGGCTCCACAAAAATCGCCGTAGCGACTGTTCCGCCGCCAGATGGACCGCCTCAGGCTCTGCAAGACCCCAAACTGACGCTACCGCAGGCGAAAGAAGAGGACCTGGAATCCATTCCGGCAAAGGAGGGAGGCGTGGCCTACTATGTGGACTTGCACGGCCACGCTTCCAAGCGGGGCTGCTTCATGTATGGAAACAATCTGCCCAATGAGAGCCAGCAC GTGGAGAACATTCTCTACCCGAGACTGATCGCCATCAACTCGCCACACTTCGACTTCATGGGTTGCAACTTCTCCGAGAAGAACATGTACGCGCGGGACAAACGCGACGGCCAGTCGAAGGAAGGCAGCGGACGGGTCGCCATTCACAAAGCCATCGGAATCCTGCACAG CTACACATTAGAGTGCAACTACAACACAGGAAAGGCCCTGAACGCCATCCCGGCGGCGTGCCACGACAACGGGCGGGCGACGCCCCCTGTCATACCGACGTTCCCGCTCAAATATACCCCAGAGATATTTGAACAG GTGGGCCGTGCCGTGGCTATCTCGGCACTGGACATGGCCGAGTGCAACCCGTGGCCGCGCCTGGTTCTATCGGAGCACACCTGCCTGGGTAACTTGCGAGCGTGGGTTCTCAAGCACGTCCGCAGCACCAAGGCCCTGAGTGCCCACGTCAACAACCAACCGCCGTCCAGGGCACACAACGGCAAAGCGTCCCCACCCAAGACCTTCTTCAC CGGTCTGAGTGGCGCGCAAGCCGAGGGGGCTTTCAGCCGGGCGCGGTGCAACAGCCAGAGCAGCAGCAGCTTGACACCCTCACCCAAGATGGCCAACTCGCCCAGCTTTACCTTTGGGGCCTCGCGGGCGCATTCGCAAAATCACAGCAATGGCGGCGGCCGCGGGGGCGGTAACAAGTCTGCTGGGCCATTGCGAG aCTCCAAACCTGCAGAGAGGAAACACCCGCCTCCTCACCATCGCGCCGTCCTACGTTCCCCCGGCAACAGCCACGCACCCATCCGCAACTTTCCACCTACCTCACCTCCCCCTTCCCCTTCCTCCTCTTCGTCGTCGTCTGCGTGCGGGGCGGCGGCAGCAGGGACAATCTCCTCGGGCATGGCAG GCCTGGATTGTGCAGACTTGAAGGCAAGCTCGTCGGCAGCCCGGTCCAAATCGGCTTTACCCGTACGTGGCGGCCGAAGCGGAAGAGGAAACCGAAACTTTGGCCATCGCGCCACGACCATG ACTACTAAAGACAACGGGCCTGAGCACATCCTGGCCTCTATCAAATTTAGCAA GTGCGAGCTGCAGCCAGTGAGTTTACGCAACAAGAAGGCGGGGGCGTCCGATGGTCCCACGGCACGTCTCATTAGAAACCGCCCCATCATAAAAATTCAAG gaCCTCTTACAGAAAAATCGCATCCTAGATTGGAAATACTGGAGAGTCAATAA
- the agbl5 gene encoding cytosolic carboxypeptidase-like protein 5 isoform X2 → MEARFGNIVFSSKFDSGNLARVEKVKLTHSLHSDLTPTGGTASNIPDYEFNVWTQPDCGGSEYENGNRSWFHFSVQGIAPGKLLKINVMNMNNQRKLYAQGMAPLVRTSPGKNKWERIRERPAIDILHNQFFLSFTHHLPDVRGATTFFAFCFPFSYVQCQEMLQCLDESHIEAAMNGPASAPSAIYYRRELLCRSLDGNRVDLLTVTNCSGMREDREPRLPHLFPDVETARPHRFDNKKVFFLSSRVHPGETPSSFVFNGFLDFILREDDPRAHMLRNMFVFKLIPMLNPDGVVRGHYRTDSRGVNLNRQYLDPCPELHPSIYAAKALLQYHHLHNRATQKKEQSSGPHAPAPSLDVHVPLTHPEAAVTHENPTLTPLEVSLNQRNMAKGVIATEENGWTAKDGISGSTKIAVATVPPPDGPPQALQDPKLTLPQAKEEDLESIPAKEGGVAYYVDLHGHASKRGCFMYGNNLPNESQHVENILYPRLIAINSPHFDFMGCNFSEKNMYARDKRDGQSKEGSGRVAIHKAIGILHSYTLECNYNTGKALNAIPAACHDNGRATPPVIPTFPLKYTPEIFEQVGRAVAISALDMAECNPWPRLVLSEHTCLGNLRAWVLKHVRSTKALSAHVNNQPPSRAHNGKASPPKTFFTGLSGAQAEGAFSRARCNSQSSSSLTPSPKMANSPSFTFGASRAHSQNHSNGGGRGGGNKSAGPLRDSKPAERKHPPPHHRAVLRSPGNSHAPIRNFPPTSPPPSPSSSSSSSACGAAAAGTISSGMAGLDCADLKASSSAARSKSALPVRGGRSGRGNRNFGHRATTMTTKDNGPEHILASIKFSKCELQPVSLRNKKAGASDGPTARLIRNRPIIKIQADDERSKQQTCKSLKKTTTRSHVVK, encoded by the exons ATGGAGGCTCGCTTTGGCAACATTGTGTTCAGCTCTAAGTTTGACTCGGGCAACCTGGCTCGTGTGGAGAAGGTGAAGCTCACACATAGCCTCCATAGTGATCTCACTCCTACCGGGGGGACTGCATCCAACATCCCTGACTACGAGTTCAACGTGTGGACACAGCCCGACTGTGGCGGCTCGGAATACGAAAACGGAAACAG GTCATGGTTCCACTTCAGCGTGCAGGGAATTGCACCCGGGAAACTGTTGAAGATCAACGTGATGAACATGAACAACCAGAGGAAGCTCTACGCTCAAGGCATGGCGCCTCTCGTGAGGACTTCTCCTGGAAAGAACAAGTGGGAGCGGATCCGAGAAAGACCCGCCATCGAT ATCCTGCACAACCAGTTCTTCCTGTCCTTCACTCATCATCTGCCGGACGTCCGAGGAGCCACCACCTTCTTCGCCTTTTGTTTCCCTTTCTCGTACGTCCAATGCCAGGAGATGCTGCAATGCTTGGATGAGAGTCACATCGAAGCAGCGATGAACGGACCGGCCAG CGCCCCAAGCGCGATATACTACCGGCGTGAGCTGCTGTGCCGCTCTCTGGATGGCAACCGTGTGGACCTCCTCACTGTGACTAACTGCAGCGGCATGCGGGAAGATCGCGAGCCTCGTCTGCCGCACCTCTTTCCCGATGTGGAAACGGCTCGACCTCATCGCTTTGACAATAAAAAG GTGTTTTTCCTGAGCAGTCGGGTTCACCCTGGAGAGACGCCGTCCTCCTTTGTTTTTAATGGTTTCCTGGACTTCATCCTGCGGGAAGATGACCCACGAGCCCACATGCTGAGAAACATGTTTGTCTTCAAGCTTATACCCATGCTCAACCCGGATGGTGTCGTACGAGGCCACTACAG GACTGACTCGCGAGGTGTGAACCTGAATAGGCAATATTTGGATCCCTGCCCCGAGTTGCACCCGTCAATCTACGCTGCCAAAGCACTGCTTCAATATCACCACTTGCACAACCGTGCAACGCAAAAAAAGGAGCAAAGCAGTGGGCCTCACGCTCCAGCACCATCCCTGGACGTCCACGTCCCTCTCACCCACCCCGAGGCTGCCGTTACGCATGAAAATCCCACTCTGACACCCCTCGAAGTCAGCCTAAACCAGCGCAACATGGCAAAGGGCGTCATAGCGACGGAGGAAAATGGCTGGACGGCCAAGGACGGTATCAGCGGCTCCACAAAAATCGCCGTAGCGACTGTTCCGCCGCCAGATGGACCGCCTCAGGCTCTGCAAGACCCCAAACTGACGCTACCGCAGGCGAAAGAAGAGGACCTGGAATCCATTCCGGCAAAGGAGGGAGGCGTGGCCTACTATGTGGACTTGCACGGCCACGCTTCCAAGCGGGGCTGCTTCATGTATGGAAACAATCTGCCCAATGAGAGCCAGCAC GTGGAGAACATTCTCTACCCGAGACTGATCGCCATCAACTCGCCACACTTCGACTTCATGGGTTGCAACTTCTCCGAGAAGAACATGTACGCGCGGGACAAACGCGACGGCCAGTCGAAGGAAGGCAGCGGACGGGTCGCCATTCACAAAGCCATCGGAATCCTGCACAG CTACACATTAGAGTGCAACTACAACACAGGAAAGGCCCTGAACGCCATCCCGGCGGCGTGCCACGACAACGGGCGGGCGACGCCCCCTGTCATACCGACGTTCCCGCTCAAATATACCCCAGAGATATTTGAACAG GTGGGCCGTGCCGTGGCTATCTCGGCACTGGACATGGCCGAGTGCAACCCGTGGCCGCGCCTGGTTCTATCGGAGCACACCTGCCTGGGTAACTTGCGAGCGTGGGTTCTCAAGCACGTCCGCAGCACCAAGGCCCTGAGTGCCCACGTCAACAACCAACCGCCGTCCAGGGCACACAACGGCAAAGCGTCCCCACCCAAGACCTTCTTCAC CGGTCTGAGTGGCGCGCAAGCCGAGGGGGCTTTCAGCCGGGCGCGGTGCAACAGCCAGAGCAGCAGCAGCTTGACACCCTCACCCAAGATGGCCAACTCGCCCAGCTTTACCTTTGGGGCCTCGCGGGCGCATTCGCAAAATCACAGCAATGGCGGCGGCCGCGGGGGCGGTAACAAGTCTGCTGGGCCATTGCGAG aCTCCAAACCTGCAGAGAGGAAACACCCGCCTCCTCACCATCGCGCCGTCCTACGTTCCCCCGGCAACAGCCACGCACCCATCCGCAACTTTCCACCTACCTCACCTCCCCCTTCCCCTTCCTCCTCTTCGTCGTCGTCTGCGTGCGGGGCGGCGGCAGCAGGGACAATCTCCTCGGGCATGGCAG GCCTGGATTGTGCAGACTTGAAGGCAAGCTCGTCGGCAGCCCGGTCCAAATCGGCTTTACCCGTACGTGGCGGCCGAAGCGGAAGAGGAAACCGAAACTTTGGCCATCGCGCCACGACCATG ACTACTAAAGACAACGGGCCTGAGCACATCCTGGCCTCTATCAAATTTAGCAA GTGCGAGCTGCAGCCAGTGAGTTTACGCAACAAGAAGGCGGGGGCGTCCGATGGTCCCACGGCACGTCTCATTAGAAACCGCCCCATCATAAAAATTCAAG CTGACGATGAGCGAAGCAAGCAGCAGACTTGTAAATCCCTCAAGAAGACCACTACCAGAAGCCATGTTGTGAAATAG
- the agbl5 gene encoding cytosolic carboxypeptidase-like protein 5 isoform X1 — translation MEARFGNIVFSSKFDSGNLARVEKVKLTHSLHSDLTPTGGTASNIPDYEFNVWTQPDCGGSEYENGNRSWFHFSVQGIAPGKLLKINVMNMNNQRKLYAQGMAPLVRTSPGKNKWERIRERPAIDILHNQFFLSFTHHLPDVRGATTFFAFCFPFSYVQCQEMLQCLDESHIEAAMNGPASAPSAIYYRRELLCRSLDGNRVDLLTVTNCSGMREDREPRLPHLFPDVETARPHRFDNKKVFFLSSRVHPGETPSSFVFNGFLDFILREDDPRAHMLRNMFVFKLIPMLNPDGVVRGHYRTDSRGVNLNRQYLDPCPELHPSIYAAKALLQYHHLHNRATQKKEQSSGPHAPAPSLDVHVPLTHPEAAVTHENPTLTPLEVSLNQRNMAKGVIATEENGWTAKDGISGSTKIAVATVPPPDGPPQALQDPKLTLPQAKEEDLESIPAKEGGVAYYVDLHGHASKRGCFMYGNNLPNESQHVENILYPRLIAINSPHFDFMGCNFSEKNMYARDKRDGQSKEGSGRVAIHKAIGILHSYTLECNYNTGKALNAIPAACHDNGRATPPVIPTFPLKYTPEIFEQVGRAVAISALDMAECNPWPRLVLSEHTCLGNLRAWVLKHVRSTKALSAHVNNQPPSRAHNGKASPPKTFFTGLSGAQAEGAFSRARCNSQSSSSLTPSPKMANSPSFTFGASRAHSQNHSNGGGRGGGNKSAGPLRDSKPAERKHPPPHHRAVLRSPGNSHAPIRNFPPTSPPPSPSSSSSSSACGAAAAGTISSGMAGLDCADLKASSSAARSKSALPVRGGRSGRGNRNFGHRATTMTTKDNGPEHILASIKFSKCELQPVSLRNKKAGASDGPTARLIRNRPIIKIQAADDERSKQQTCKSLKKTTTRSHVVK, via the exons ATGGAGGCTCGCTTTGGCAACATTGTGTTCAGCTCTAAGTTTGACTCGGGCAACCTGGCTCGTGTGGAGAAGGTGAAGCTCACACATAGCCTCCATAGTGATCTCACTCCTACCGGGGGGACTGCATCCAACATCCCTGACTACGAGTTCAACGTGTGGACACAGCCCGACTGTGGCGGCTCGGAATACGAAAACGGAAACAG GTCATGGTTCCACTTCAGCGTGCAGGGAATTGCACCCGGGAAACTGTTGAAGATCAACGTGATGAACATGAACAACCAGAGGAAGCTCTACGCTCAAGGCATGGCGCCTCTCGTGAGGACTTCTCCTGGAAAGAACAAGTGGGAGCGGATCCGAGAAAGACCCGCCATCGAT ATCCTGCACAACCAGTTCTTCCTGTCCTTCACTCATCATCTGCCGGACGTCCGAGGAGCCACCACCTTCTTCGCCTTTTGTTTCCCTTTCTCGTACGTCCAATGCCAGGAGATGCTGCAATGCTTGGATGAGAGTCACATCGAAGCAGCGATGAACGGACCGGCCAG CGCCCCAAGCGCGATATACTACCGGCGTGAGCTGCTGTGCCGCTCTCTGGATGGCAACCGTGTGGACCTCCTCACTGTGACTAACTGCAGCGGCATGCGGGAAGATCGCGAGCCTCGTCTGCCGCACCTCTTTCCCGATGTGGAAACGGCTCGACCTCATCGCTTTGACAATAAAAAG GTGTTTTTCCTGAGCAGTCGGGTTCACCCTGGAGAGACGCCGTCCTCCTTTGTTTTTAATGGTTTCCTGGACTTCATCCTGCGGGAAGATGACCCACGAGCCCACATGCTGAGAAACATGTTTGTCTTCAAGCTTATACCCATGCTCAACCCGGATGGTGTCGTACGAGGCCACTACAG GACTGACTCGCGAGGTGTGAACCTGAATAGGCAATATTTGGATCCCTGCCCCGAGTTGCACCCGTCAATCTACGCTGCCAAAGCACTGCTTCAATATCACCACTTGCACAACCGTGCAACGCAAAAAAAGGAGCAAAGCAGTGGGCCTCACGCTCCAGCACCATCCCTGGACGTCCACGTCCCTCTCACCCACCCCGAGGCTGCCGTTACGCATGAAAATCCCACTCTGACACCCCTCGAAGTCAGCCTAAACCAGCGCAACATGGCAAAGGGCGTCATAGCGACGGAGGAAAATGGCTGGACGGCCAAGGACGGTATCAGCGGCTCCACAAAAATCGCCGTAGCGACTGTTCCGCCGCCAGATGGACCGCCTCAGGCTCTGCAAGACCCCAAACTGACGCTACCGCAGGCGAAAGAAGAGGACCTGGAATCCATTCCGGCAAAGGAGGGAGGCGTGGCCTACTATGTGGACTTGCACGGCCACGCTTCCAAGCGGGGCTGCTTCATGTATGGAAACAATCTGCCCAATGAGAGCCAGCAC GTGGAGAACATTCTCTACCCGAGACTGATCGCCATCAACTCGCCACACTTCGACTTCATGGGTTGCAACTTCTCCGAGAAGAACATGTACGCGCGGGACAAACGCGACGGCCAGTCGAAGGAAGGCAGCGGACGGGTCGCCATTCACAAAGCCATCGGAATCCTGCACAG CTACACATTAGAGTGCAACTACAACACAGGAAAGGCCCTGAACGCCATCCCGGCGGCGTGCCACGACAACGGGCGGGCGACGCCCCCTGTCATACCGACGTTCCCGCTCAAATATACCCCAGAGATATTTGAACAG GTGGGCCGTGCCGTGGCTATCTCGGCACTGGACATGGCCGAGTGCAACCCGTGGCCGCGCCTGGTTCTATCGGAGCACACCTGCCTGGGTAACTTGCGAGCGTGGGTTCTCAAGCACGTCCGCAGCACCAAGGCCCTGAGTGCCCACGTCAACAACCAACCGCCGTCCAGGGCACACAACGGCAAAGCGTCCCCACCCAAGACCTTCTTCAC CGGTCTGAGTGGCGCGCAAGCCGAGGGGGCTTTCAGCCGGGCGCGGTGCAACAGCCAGAGCAGCAGCAGCTTGACACCCTCACCCAAGATGGCCAACTCGCCCAGCTTTACCTTTGGGGCCTCGCGGGCGCATTCGCAAAATCACAGCAATGGCGGCGGCCGCGGGGGCGGTAACAAGTCTGCTGGGCCATTGCGAG aCTCCAAACCTGCAGAGAGGAAACACCCGCCTCCTCACCATCGCGCCGTCCTACGTTCCCCCGGCAACAGCCACGCACCCATCCGCAACTTTCCACCTACCTCACCTCCCCCTTCCCCTTCCTCCTCTTCGTCGTCGTCTGCGTGCGGGGCGGCGGCAGCAGGGACAATCTCCTCGGGCATGGCAG GCCTGGATTGTGCAGACTTGAAGGCAAGCTCGTCGGCAGCCCGGTCCAAATCGGCTTTACCCGTACGTGGCGGCCGAAGCGGAAGAGGAAACCGAAACTTTGGCCATCGCGCCACGACCATG ACTACTAAAGACAACGGGCCTGAGCACATCCTGGCCTCTATCAAATTTAGCAA GTGCGAGCTGCAGCCAGTGAGTTTACGCAACAAGAAGGCGGGGGCGTCCGATGGTCCCACGGCACGTCTCATTAGAAACCGCCCCATCATAAAAATTCAAG CAGCTGACGATGAGCGAAGCAAGCAGCAGACTTGTAAATCCCTCAAGAAGACCACTACCAGAAGCCATGTTGTGAAATAG
- the agbl5 gene encoding cytosolic carboxypeptidase-like protein 5 isoform X4, with amino-acid sequence MEARFGNIVFSSKFDSGNLARVEKVKLTHSLHSDLTPTGGTASNIPDYEFNVWTQPDCGGSEYENGNRSWFHFSVQGIAPGKLLKINVMNMNNQRKLYAQGMAPLVRTSPGKNKWERIRERPAIDILHNQFFLSFTHHLPDVRGATTFFAFCFPFSYVQCQEMLQCLDESHIEAAMNGPASAPSAIYYRRELLCRSLDGNRVDLLTVTNCSGMREDREPRLPHLFPDVETARPHRFDNKKVFFLSSRVHPGETPSSFVFNGFLDFILREDDPRAHMLRNMFVFKLIPMLNPDGVVRGHYRTDSRGVNLNRQYLDPCPELHPSIYAAKALLQYHHLHNRATQKKEQSSGPHAPAPSLDVHVPLTHPEAAVTHENPTLTPLEVSLNQRNMAKGVIATEENGWTAKDGISGSTKIAVATVPPPDGPPQALQDPKLTLPQAKEEDLESIPAKEGGVAYYVDLHGHASKRGCFMYGNNLPNESQHVENILYPRLIAINSPHFDFMGCNFSEKNMYARDKRDGQSKEGSGRVAIHKAIGILHSYTLECNYNTGKALNAIPAACHDNGRATPPVIPTFPLKYTPEIFEQVGRAVAISALDMAECNPWPRLVLSEHTCLGNLRAWVLKHVRSTKALSAHVNNQPPSRAHNGKASPPKTFFTGLSGAQAEGAFSRARCNSQSSSSLTPSPKMANSPSFTFGASRAHSQNHSNGGGRGGGNKSAGPLRGLDCADLKASSSAARSKSALPVRGGRSGRGNRNFGHRATTMTTKDNGPEHILASIKFSKCELQPVSLRNKKAGASDGPTARLIRNRPIIKIQAADDERSKQQTCKSLKKTTTRSHVVK; translated from the exons ATGGAGGCTCGCTTTGGCAACATTGTGTTCAGCTCTAAGTTTGACTCGGGCAACCTGGCTCGTGTGGAGAAGGTGAAGCTCACACATAGCCTCCATAGTGATCTCACTCCTACCGGGGGGACTGCATCCAACATCCCTGACTACGAGTTCAACGTGTGGACACAGCCCGACTGTGGCGGCTCGGAATACGAAAACGGAAACAG GTCATGGTTCCACTTCAGCGTGCAGGGAATTGCACCCGGGAAACTGTTGAAGATCAACGTGATGAACATGAACAACCAGAGGAAGCTCTACGCTCAAGGCATGGCGCCTCTCGTGAGGACTTCTCCTGGAAAGAACAAGTGGGAGCGGATCCGAGAAAGACCCGCCATCGAT ATCCTGCACAACCAGTTCTTCCTGTCCTTCACTCATCATCTGCCGGACGTCCGAGGAGCCACCACCTTCTTCGCCTTTTGTTTCCCTTTCTCGTACGTCCAATGCCAGGAGATGCTGCAATGCTTGGATGAGAGTCACATCGAAGCAGCGATGAACGGACCGGCCAG CGCCCCAAGCGCGATATACTACCGGCGTGAGCTGCTGTGCCGCTCTCTGGATGGCAACCGTGTGGACCTCCTCACTGTGACTAACTGCAGCGGCATGCGGGAAGATCGCGAGCCTCGTCTGCCGCACCTCTTTCCCGATGTGGAAACGGCTCGACCTCATCGCTTTGACAATAAAAAG GTGTTTTTCCTGAGCAGTCGGGTTCACCCTGGAGAGACGCCGTCCTCCTTTGTTTTTAATGGTTTCCTGGACTTCATCCTGCGGGAAGATGACCCACGAGCCCACATGCTGAGAAACATGTTTGTCTTCAAGCTTATACCCATGCTCAACCCGGATGGTGTCGTACGAGGCCACTACAG GACTGACTCGCGAGGTGTGAACCTGAATAGGCAATATTTGGATCCCTGCCCCGAGTTGCACCCGTCAATCTACGCTGCCAAAGCACTGCTTCAATATCACCACTTGCACAACCGTGCAACGCAAAAAAAGGAGCAAAGCAGTGGGCCTCACGCTCCAGCACCATCCCTGGACGTCCACGTCCCTCTCACCCACCCCGAGGCTGCCGTTACGCATGAAAATCCCACTCTGACACCCCTCGAAGTCAGCCTAAACCAGCGCAACATGGCAAAGGGCGTCATAGCGACGGAGGAAAATGGCTGGACGGCCAAGGACGGTATCAGCGGCTCCACAAAAATCGCCGTAGCGACTGTTCCGCCGCCAGATGGACCGCCTCAGGCTCTGCAAGACCCCAAACTGACGCTACCGCAGGCGAAAGAAGAGGACCTGGAATCCATTCCGGCAAAGGAGGGAGGCGTGGCCTACTATGTGGACTTGCACGGCCACGCTTCCAAGCGGGGCTGCTTCATGTATGGAAACAATCTGCCCAATGAGAGCCAGCAC GTGGAGAACATTCTCTACCCGAGACTGATCGCCATCAACTCGCCACACTTCGACTTCATGGGTTGCAACTTCTCCGAGAAGAACATGTACGCGCGGGACAAACGCGACGGCCAGTCGAAGGAAGGCAGCGGACGGGTCGCCATTCACAAAGCCATCGGAATCCTGCACAG CTACACATTAGAGTGCAACTACAACACAGGAAAGGCCCTGAACGCCATCCCGGCGGCGTGCCACGACAACGGGCGGGCGACGCCCCCTGTCATACCGACGTTCCCGCTCAAATATACCCCAGAGATATTTGAACAG GTGGGCCGTGCCGTGGCTATCTCGGCACTGGACATGGCCGAGTGCAACCCGTGGCCGCGCCTGGTTCTATCGGAGCACACCTGCCTGGGTAACTTGCGAGCGTGGGTTCTCAAGCACGTCCGCAGCACCAAGGCCCTGAGTGCCCACGTCAACAACCAACCGCCGTCCAGGGCACACAACGGCAAAGCGTCCCCACCCAAGACCTTCTTCAC CGGTCTGAGTGGCGCGCAAGCCGAGGGGGCTTTCAGCCGGGCGCGGTGCAACAGCCAGAGCAGCAGCAGCTTGACACCCTCACCCAAGATGGCCAACTCGCCCAGCTTTACCTTTGGGGCCTCGCGGGCGCATTCGCAAAATCACAGCAATGGCGGCGGCCGCGGGGGCGGTAACAAGTCTGCTGGGCCATTGCGAG GCCTGGATTGTGCAGACTTGAAGGCAAGCTCGTCGGCAGCCCGGTCCAAATCGGCTTTACCCGTACGTGGCGGCCGAAGCGGAAGAGGAAACCGAAACTTTGGCCATCGCGCCACGACCATG ACTACTAAAGACAACGGGCCTGAGCACATCCTGGCCTCTATCAAATTTAGCAA GTGCGAGCTGCAGCCAGTGAGTTTACGCAACAAGAAGGCGGGGGCGTCCGATGGTCCCACGGCACGTCTCATTAGAAACCGCCCCATCATAAAAATTCAAG CAGCTGACGATGAGCGAAGCAAGCAGCAGACTTGTAAATCCCTCAAGAAGACCACTACCAGAAGCCATGTTGTGAAATAG